From Anaerolineae bacterium, one genomic window encodes:
- the pheS gene encoding phenylalanine--tRNA ligase subunit alpha: VKGRREAAYEARLEVLKQEVVERALRAAAVDVTLPGRRPAIGRLHPSTQTLREIYHIFTQMGFQIYRSREVETDEYNFELLNMPPHHPARDMWDTFYINKDVVMRTHTSPGQIHVMRAYHPEPIRAILPGKCYRYEQVTVRSEHMFHQVEGLAVGKHITMADLKGTMIHFARQMFGPERKLRFRCSHFPFTEPSVEVDMDCILCGGKGCSLCKHTGWLEIAGAGMVHPVVLRNGGYDPNEWSGFAFGMGIERIAMLKNHIEDIRYFFSNDLRFLGQFH; encoded by the coding sequence GTCAAGGGCCGGCGGGAGGCCGCCTATGAGGCACGGCTGGAGGTCCTCAAGCAGGAGGTGGTCGAGCGCGCCCTGCGCGCCGCGGCCGTGGATGTGACCCTGCCGGGCCGCCGGCCGGCGATCGGCCGCCTGCACCCCTCCACCCAGACCCTACGCGAGATTTACCATATCTTCACCCAGATGGGCTTCCAGATTTACCGCTCGCGCGAGGTGGAGACCGACGAGTACAACTTCGAGCTGTTGAACATGCCGCCCCATCACCCGGCGCGCGACATGTGGGATACCTTCTACATCAACAAGGATGTGGTGATGCGCACCCATACCTCGCCCGGGCAGATTCACGTCATGCGCGCCTATCACCCGGAGCCCATCCGCGCCATCCTGCCGGGCAAATGCTACCGCTATGAGCAGGTGACCGTGCGCTCCGAGCACATGTTCCATCAGGTCGAGGGGCTGGCCGTGGGCAAGCACATCACCATGGCCGATCTGAAGGGCACGATGATCCATTTCGCCCGGCAGATGTTCGGGCCGGAGCGCAAACTGCGCTTCCGCTGTAGCCATTTCCCCTTCACCGAGCCGAGCGTGGAAGTGGACATGGACTGCATCCTGTGCGGCGGGAAGGGGTGCAGTCTGTGCAAGCACACCGGCTGGTTGGAGATCGCCGGCGCCGGCATGGTGCACCCCGTCGTCCTGCGCAACGGCGGCTACGACCCGAACGAGTGGAGCGGCTTTGCCTTCGGCATGGGCATCGAGCGCATCGCCATGCTCAAGAACCACATCGAGGACATCCGCTACTTCTTCTCCAACGACCTGCGGTTCCTGGGACAATTCCATTGA